A window of the Lagopus muta isolate bLagMut1 chromosome 1, bLagMut1 primary, whole genome shotgun sequence genome harbors these coding sequences:
- the SNAPC3 gene encoding snRNA-activating protein complex subunit 3, with product MAAEAIEYEAGEPHTRVFRVDALGSGWRQCLQPRDLSLADEEEEEEAAGAVAEELGCTAETAAELRALCSVDTLVSVDKERDPEAIPEDSGLETLRFRKKALQRREERIVVDRACRQETLTYEMESHAIGKRPDDAADLVEEGELLLTLNVFYPIIFQKHKEHKPYQTVLVLGSQRLTELRDSLSCVSDLQIGGEFSSEPDRAPEHISKDLYKSAFFYFEGIFYNDSRYPECRDLSRTIIEWSESRDRGYGNLQSAKMEDYTFNDVSLRIGYPYLFCHQGDCEHIIIVTDIRLIHHEDCLDRNLYPLLIKKHWLCTRKCFVCKMYTARWVTNKDSLAPEDPCFFCDVCFRMLHYDAEGNKLGDFLAYPYVDPGIFN from the coding sequence ATGGCGGCGGAGGCGATCGAGTACGAGGCGGGGGAGCCGCACACCCGCGTGTTCCGCGTGGACGCGCTGGGCAGCGGCTGGcggcagtgcctgcagccccgAGACCTCTCGCTGGCtgacgaggaggaggaggaggaggcggccgGGGCCGTGGCggaggagctgggctgcacGGCAGAGACAGCGGCCGAGCTGCGGGCCTTGTGCAGTGTTGATACGTTAGTGTCTGTTGATAAAGAGAGGGACCCAGAAGCGATTCCCGAAGACAGCGGGCTGGAAACTCTTCGGTTTAGGAAGAAGGCGCTGCAGAGGCGAGAAGAAAGGATCGTCGTGGATCGGGCTTGCAGACAGGAAACGCTGACTTACGAGATGGAGTCGCACGCCATTGGGAAGAGGCCTGATGATGCAGCAGACCTGGTGGAGGAGGGAGAGCTGCTTCTGACTCTGAACGTCTTCTATCCCATCATCTTCCAGAAGCACAAAGAGCACAAGCCCTACCAGACAgtcctggtgctgggcagccagAGGCTCACTGAACTCAGAGACTCCCTGTCCTGTGTCAGCGACCTGCAGATCGGCGGGGAGTTCAGCAGCGAGCCGGACCGAGCGCCGGAGCACATCAGCAAGGACCTCTACAAATCTGCCTTCTTTTACTTTGAAGGCATCTTTTATAATGATAGCAGATACCCAGAGTGCAGAGATCTGAGCAGAACCATTATTGAGTGGTCCGAATCTCGTGACAGAGGCTATGGAAATCTTCAGTCTGCCAAAATGGAGGACTACACATTCAATGATGTGTCCCTCAGAATCGGCTATCCGTACCTCTTCTGCCACCAAGGGGACTGTGAGCACATCATTATCGTCACAGACATACGACTTATTCATCATGAGGACTGCCTGGACAGGAACCTCTATCCGCTGTTAATCAAAAAACACTGGTTATGTACcagaaaatgctttgtgtgCAAAATGTATACAGCCAGGTGGGTAACCAACAAGGACAGCCTGGCACCAGAGGATCCTTGTTTCTTCTGTGATGTTTGTTTCCGAATGCTCCATTATGATGCAGAAGGCAATAAACTGGGAGACTTCCTTGCATATCCCTACGTCGATCCTGGGATTTTCAACTAG